From a region of the Phaseolus vulgaris cultivar G19833 chromosome 6, P. vulgaris v2.0, whole genome shotgun sequence genome:
- the LOC137832377 gene encoding uncharacterized protein, protein MNQLVEKFCNFSLPQSCCEDMKFFISYVSSKYEENALKAISYVILGCLSLLIFVLLRRPKPKPSRRLQATRSFIVRELHSGYPALDRLMTEQYENPTALNSSFALKWELKQDLPDLPILQQKVAELERREEEDCAEKILRAALKKANEKKKPHEAYEFEMLIVEVLIYKGKKSSLESGLQCQCLADESLKDARRPLYKAIIHCLLGDMKKAEEHWDEFNVVREPAFGPQIDFDTFKEHVHRLKNATLKVAEKRRKTSQKAT, encoded by the exons ATGAACCAGCTGGTAGAAAAGTTTTGTAACTTTTCTCTCCCTCAAAGTTGCTGTGAAGATATGAAATTTTTCATTTCATATGTGAGTTCTAAGTACGAGGAAAATGCCTTGAAAGCAATATCTTATGTAATCCTTGGctgtctttctcttttgatttttgTGCTCCTtagaaggcccaagcccaagcccagtAGACGTCTTCAAGCTACCAGGTCCTTCATCGTTAGAGAACTCCATAGTGGGTATCCAGCATTGGACAGATTGATGACAGAACAGTATGAAAACCCAACAGCATTAAACAGTTCCTTTGCTCTTAAGTGGGAACTTAAACAAGATCTTCCTGATTTACCAATTCTTCAG CAAAAAGTAGCAGAGTTGGAGAGGAGGGAAGAGGAAGATTGTGCAGAGAAAATACTCAGAGCAGCATTAAAAAAGGCtaatgaaaagaagaaaccaCACGAAGCCTACGAGTTTGAAATGTTAATAGTAGAAGTGCTCATCTACAAG GGAAAAAAATCATCTTTAGAAAGTGGCTTGCAATGCCAATGTTTGGCAGATGAATCGCTCAAAGATGCACGACGCCCACTCTACAAG GCAATTATACACTGTTTGCTGGGGGACATGAAGAAGGCTGAAGAACATTGGGATGAATTCAATGTAGTGCGAGAACCAGCTTTCGGTCCTCAAATCGATTTTGATACGTTTAAAGAACATGTGCATCGACTTAAAAATGCTACACTAAAGGTTGCAGAAAAAAGGAGAAAGACTTCTCAAAAGGCCACTTAA